From a region of the Actinopolymorpha singaporensis genome:
- the infA gene encoding translation initiation factor IF-1, whose product MPKKEGVIEIEGTVVEALPNAMFRVELQNGHKVLAHISGKMRQHYIRILPEDRVVVELSPYDLTRGRIVYRYR is encoded by the coding sequence ATGCCGAAAAAGGAAGGTGTCATCGAGATCGAGGGCACGGTGGTCGAGGCGCTCCCCAACGCGATGTTTCGCGTGGAGCTCCAGAACGGCCACAAGGTCCTCGCGCACATCAGCGGCAAGATGCGGCAGCACTACATCCGGATCCTCCCCGAGGACCGCGTGGTGGTGGAGCTCTCACCCTACGACCTGACTCGTGGGCGGATCGTCTACCGCTACCGCTAG
- the rpmJ gene encoding 50S ribosomal protein L36 — protein sequence MKVQPSVKKICDKCKVIRRHGRVMVICENPRHKQRQG from the coding sequence ATGAAGGTCCAGCCCAGCGTCAAGAAGATCTGTGACAAGTGCAAGGTGATCCGGCGGCACGGCCGGGTCATGGTGATCTGCGAGAACCCGCGGCACAAGCAGCGCCAGGGCTGA
- the rpsM gene encoding 30S ribosomal protein S13, with protein MARLVGVDLPRDKRIEVALTYIFGIGRTRALETLDGTGVNPDLRVHQLGDEELVKLRDWIEANYRTEGDLRREVSADIRRKIEIGCYEGVRHRRGLPVHGQRTRTNARTRKGPKKTVAGKKKPGRK; from the coding sequence ATGGCACGACTCGTCGGTGTCGACCTTCCGCGCGACAAGCGCATCGAGGTGGCACTCACCTACATCTTCGGCATCGGTCGCACCCGCGCCCTGGAGACGCTGGACGGCACCGGGGTCAACCCCGACCTCCGCGTCCACCAGCTGGGCGACGAGGAGCTCGTGAAGCTCCGCGACTGGATCGAGGCGAACTACCGGACCGAGGGTGACCTCCGTCGTGAGGTCTCCGCCGACATCCGGCGCAAGATCGAGATCGGTTGCTACGAGGGCGTGCGGCACCGCCGCGGTCTCCCCGTACACGGTCAGCGCACGCGCACCAACGCGCGCACCCGTAAGGGCCCCAAGAAGACCGTCGCCGGGAAGAAGAAGCCGGGCCGCAAGTAG
- the rpsK gene encoding 30S ribosomal protein S11, whose translation MPPKSRTAGAAKKVRRKEKKNVAFGHAHVKSTFNNTIVTVTDPNGSVIAWASAGTVGFKGSRKSTPFAAQMAAEAAARRAMEHGMKKVDVYVRGPGSGRETAIRSLTATGLEVGTIQDVTPVPHNGCRPPKRRRV comes from the coding sequence ATGCCTCCCAAGAGCAGGACCGCCGGCGCCGCCAAGAAGGTGCGCCGCAAGGAGAAGAAGAACGTCGCCTTCGGGCACGCGCACGTCAAGAGCACGTTCAACAACACGATCGTGACCGTCACCGACCCCAACGGTTCGGTGATCGCCTGGGCCAGCGCCGGCACCGTGGGCTTCAAGGGCTCGCGCAAGTCGACGCCGTTCGCCGCCCAGATGGCCGCCGAGGCGGCCGCCCGCCGGGCGATGGAACACGGCATGAAGAAGGTCGACGTCTACGTCCGCGGGCCGGGTTCGGGCCGCGAGACGGCGATCCGCTCCCTCACGGCCACCGGCCTCGAGGTGGGCACCATTCAGGACGTCACCCCCGTGCCCCACAACGGATGCCGCCCGCCGAAGCGGCGTCGCGTCTGA
- the rpsD gene encoding 30S ribosomal protein S4: protein MARYTGPMSKKSRRLGTDLVGGDKAFERRPYPPGQHGRGRPKESEYLLQLREKQKARYSYGILEKQFSRYYAEAHRRPGKTGDNLLQLLECRLDNVIYRAGIARTRRHARQLVVHGHFQVNGQKVNVPSYQVSAHDVIDVRQKSRESTPFVIARETHGERPVPGWLEVLPGSLRVLVHQLPVRSQIDIPVQEQLIVEYYSKV from the coding sequence ATGGCCCGTTACACCGGACCGATGAGCAAGAAGTCGCGCCGACTCGGAACCGACCTCGTCGGCGGCGACAAGGCGTTCGAGCGCCGTCCGTACCCGCCCGGCCAGCACGGCCGCGGGCGCCCCAAGGAGAGCGAGTACCTCCTGCAGCTGCGGGAGAAGCAGAAGGCCCGCTACTCCTACGGCATCCTGGAGAAGCAGTTCAGCCGTTACTACGCGGAGGCCCACCGGCGTCCGGGCAAGACCGGCGACAACCTGCTGCAGCTCCTGGAGTGCCGGCTCGACAACGTGATCTACCGCGCCGGCATCGCCCGCACGCGGCGCCATGCCCGGCAGCTGGTCGTTCACGGCCACTTCCAGGTCAACGGCCAGAAGGTCAACGTGCCGAGCTACCAGGTCAGTGCACACGACGTGATCGACGTACGGCAGAAGTCGCGGGAGTCGACGCCGTTCGTGATCGCCCGCGAAACCCACGGCGAACGACCCGTTCCCGGCTGGCTGGAGGTTCTCCCCGGCAGCCTTCGGGTCCTCGTCCACCAGCTCCCGGTCCGGTCCCAGATCGACATCCCGGTCCAGGAGCAGCTGATCGTCGAGTACTACTCGAAGGTCTGA
- a CDS encoding DNA-directed RNA polymerase subunit alpha: MLIAQRPSLTEEVVDEHRSRFVLEPLEPGFGYTLGNSLRRTLLSSIPGAAVTSVKIDGVLHEFSTIPGVKEDVTEVVLNLKELVVSSEHDEPVTMYLRKQGPGDVTAADIAPPAGVEVHNPQLQIATLNGKGKLEMELVVERGRGYVSAVQNKRADAEIGRIPVDSIYSPVLKVTYKVEATRVEQRTDFDRLIVDVETKPSMRPRDAVASAGKTLVELFGLARELNVDAEGIDIGPSPVDAQLAADLALPVEDLNLTVRSYNCLKREGIHTVGELISRSEQDLLDIRNFGAKSIDEVKQKLVGMGLSLKDSAPGFDPTAAVDSFDEEEESYAETEQY, from the coding sequence ATGCTCATCGCACAGCGCCCGTCCCTGACCGAGGAAGTCGTCGACGAACACCGTTCGCGGTTCGTCCTCGAGCCGCTCGAGCCGGGCTTCGGCTACACGCTCGGCAACTCCCTGCGGCGCACGCTGCTGTCGTCGATCCCCGGCGCGGCGGTCACCAGCGTCAAGATCGACGGCGTCCTGCACGAGTTCTCCACCATCCCCGGGGTGAAGGAGGACGTGACCGAGGTCGTCCTCAACCTCAAGGAGCTCGTCGTCTCCAGCGAGCACGACGAGCCGGTGACGATGTACCTCCGCAAGCAGGGCCCCGGTGACGTCACCGCGGCCGACATCGCGCCGCCGGCCGGTGTCGAGGTGCACAACCCGCAGCTGCAGATCGCCACTCTCAACGGCAAGGGCAAGCTGGAGATGGAGCTGGTCGTCGAGCGCGGCCGCGGCTACGTCTCCGCCGTCCAGAACAAGAGGGCGGACGCCGAGATCGGCCGGATCCCGGTCGACTCGATCTACTCGCCGGTCCTCAAGGTCACCTACAAGGTGGAGGCGACCCGCGTCGAGCAGCGCACCGACTTCGACCGGCTGATCGTCGACGTCGAGACCAAGCCGAGCATGCGGCCGCGCGACGCGGTGGCCAGCGCCGGCAAGACCCTGGTCGAGCTGTTCGGTCTGGCCCGGGAGCTGAACGTCGACGCGGAGGGCATCGACATCGGCCCGTCGCCGGTGGACGCCCAGCTCGCCGCCGACCTGGCGCTTCCGGTCGAGGACCTCAACCTCACCGTCCGGTCGTACAACTGCCTCAAGCGCGAGGGCATCCACACCGTCGGTGAGCTGATCTCGCGCAGCGAGCAGGACCTGCTGGACATCCGCAACTTCGGCGCCAAGTCCATCGACGAGGTGAAGCAGAAGCTGGTCGGCATGGGCCTGTCCCTCAAGGACAGCGCGCCCGGGTTCGACCCGACGGCGGCGGTCGACTCCTTCGACGAGGAGGAAGAGAGCTACGCCGAGACCGAGCAGTACTGA
- the rplQ gene encoding 50S ribosomal protein L17, which translates to MPTPTKGARLGGSPAHERLMLANLATSLFRHGRITTTETKARRLRPFAERLVTKAKRGDLHARRQVHSVIRDKQVVHTLFAEIGPGFESRPGGYTRITKLGPRKGDNAPMAVIELVESGPITTSTPSGGNRAAATPAPAAAPTEEETTTEAQAPAQDTSAETPAQDSADSSGAEQAGEGDQDGKS; encoded by the coding sequence ATGCCTACTCCCACCAAGGGCGCCCGTCTGGGCGGCAGCCCCGCGCACGAGCGGCTGATGCTGGCCAATCTCGCGACGTCGCTGTTCCGCCACGGCCGCATCACCACGACGGAGACCAAGGCCCGTCGGCTGCGCCCGTTCGCGGAGCGGCTGGTCACCAAGGCCAAGCGAGGTGACCTGCACGCGCGTCGGCAGGTGCACTCGGTGATCCGCGACAAGCAGGTCGTGCACACGCTGTTCGCCGAGATCGGCCCGGGCTTCGAAAGCCGCCCGGGTGGCTACACCCGCATCACCAAGCTCGGCCCCCGCAAGGGCGACAACGCCCCGATGGCGGTGATCGAGCTGGTCGAGAGCGGCCCGATCACCACGTCGACGCCGAGCGGCGGTAACCGGGCCGCCGCAACGCCGGCTCCGGCCGCGGCCCCCACCGAGGAAGAGACCACGACCGAGGCGCAGGCCCCGGCGCAGGACACCTCGGCGGAGACCCCGGCGCAGGACTCGGCCGACTCCAGCGGTGCCGAGCAGGCCGGTGAGGGCGACCAGGACGGTAAGTCCTGA
- the truA gene encoding tRNA pseudouridine(38-40) synthase TruA yields MQGEQGEQDVRLRLDVAYDGTDFAGWAAQPGQRTVQGELEEALVRVLRLPGPAAVTCAGRTDAGVHARGQVCHVDVPSASLAAASGRSTRSPEVALTTRLLGALPPDVRVRDVRVAPPGFDARFSALWRRYAYRVCADPAAEDPLRRHEVLQHHRRPLDLALMNAAAERLLGEHDFAAFCRRREGATTIRRLLELRWDRDPSGLLVCRVVADAFCHSMVRALVGALLRVGEGGRPVEWPGQVLAGRVRDSGVHVVPARGLTLEEVGYPPAEELAARAEQARRRRTPAP; encoded by the coding sequence GTGCAGGGCGAGCAGGGCGAGCAGGACGTACGCCTGCGGCTGGACGTGGCCTACGACGGCACCGACTTCGCCGGCTGGGCCGCGCAGCCGGGGCAGCGGACCGTGCAGGGTGAGCTGGAGGAGGCGCTGGTCCGGGTACTGCGCCTGCCCGGCCCAGCCGCGGTCACCTGCGCGGGGCGCACCGACGCCGGAGTGCACGCCCGCGGCCAGGTGTGCCACGTCGACGTACCTTCCGCGTCGCTCGCGGCCGCGTCGGGGCGCTCCACGCGCAGCCCCGAGGTCGCACTGACCACCCGGCTGCTCGGGGCGCTCCCGCCCGACGTCCGCGTCCGGGACGTGCGGGTGGCACCGCCCGGCTTCGACGCGCGCTTCTCCGCCCTGTGGCGGCGCTACGCCTACCGGGTGTGCGCCGACCCGGCGGCGGAGGACCCCCTGCGCCGGCACGAGGTGCTCCAGCACCATCGCCGGCCGCTGGACCTGGCGCTCATGAACGCCGCCGCCGAACGCCTGCTCGGCGAGCACGACTTCGCGGCGTTCTGCCGGCGACGGGAGGGCGCCACCACGATCCGGCGACTGCTGGAGCTCCGGTGGGACCGCGACCCGTCCGGGCTGCTGGTGTGCCGGGTGGTGGCGGACGCGTTCTGCCACTCGATGGTCCGGGCGCTGGTGGGTGCCCTGCTGCGGGTGGGCGAGGGCGGCCGTCCGGTCGAGTGGCCGGGGCAGGTGCTGGCCGGACGCGTCCGCGACTCCGGCGTGCACGTCGTACCCGCCCGTGGTCTGACGCTGGAGGAGGTCGGCTACCCGCCGGCCGAGGAACTCGCCGCCAGGGCCGAGCAGGCCCGCCGAAGGAGGACACCGGCACCGTGA
- a CDS encoding class I SAM-dependent methyltransferase, whose product MSDHYFAATPESKATPRTVTFSAYGQAYTLGSSTGVFSGDRLDLGTSVLMREVPLPARPGTFLDLGCGWGPIAAVLATQVPGSTVWAVDVNTRALDLTRDNAARLGVAERVRVAAPDDVPGDVRFDQIWSNPPIRIGKPALHALLERWLPRLAPDGVAWLVVGRNLGADSLQRWLAEQGWRCERHASAKGFRVLAVRPPA is encoded by the coding sequence GTGAGCGACCACTACTTCGCCGCCACACCGGAGTCGAAGGCCACGCCCCGGACGGTGACCTTCTCGGCGTACGGACAGGCCTACACGCTGGGGTCCTCGACCGGCGTCTTCTCCGGTGACCGGCTCGACCTCGGCACCTCGGTGTTGATGCGGGAGGTGCCGCTCCCCGCGCGGCCGGGCACGTTCCTCGACCTCGGCTGCGGCTGGGGGCCGATCGCTGCCGTCCTGGCGACCCAGGTGCCCGGCAGCACCGTCTGGGCGGTGGACGTCAACACCCGCGCCCTGGACCTGACCCGCGACAACGCCGCCCGGCTCGGGGTGGCCGAGCGGGTCCGGGTGGCCGCGCCGGACGACGTGCCCGGCGACGTGCGGTTCGACCAGATCTGGTCCAACCCGCCGATCCGGATCGGCAAGCCTGCCCTGCACGCGCTGCTCGAACGCTGGCTGCCCCGGCTCGCCCCTGATGGTGTGGCCTGGCTGGTGGTGGGCCGCAACCTCGGCGCCGACTCGCTGCAGCGGTGGCTGGCCGAGCAGGGTTGGCGGTGTGAGCGGCACGCGAGTGCCAAGGGTTTCCGCGTGCTCGCCGTACGACCGCCCGCCTGA
- a CDS encoding ABC-F family ATP-binding cassette domain-containing protein: MGHVDVAGIRYELPDGRVLLDDVSFRVGEGAKVALVGANGSGKTTLLRIVAGDLAPHEGAVTRGGGLGVMRQFVGSVRDATTVAELLLSVAPPRVREAAAAVDRAELAMMERDDERTQLRYAQVLSDWADAGGYDAEVLWDVCCTEAIGLPFDRARYREVRTLSGGEQKRLVLEALLRGPDEVLLLDEPDNYLDVPAKRWLEERLRESQKTVLYVSHDRELLANTATRVVTVELGAAGNTAWTHPQGYASYHQARRDRFARLEELRRRWDEEHQKLKDLVALYKLKATLNDGAAAAYKAAQTRLRKFEEKGPPQAVPREQNVKVRLRGGRTGKRAVVCTDLELTGLMKPFDLEVWYGERVAVLGSNGSGKSHFLRLLAAGGTLPEREHLPVGDAVITPVAHSGRAKLGARVRPGWFAQTHEHPELVGRTLLEILHRGDEHRAGMPREEAARALDRYELAEASEQTFDSLSGGQQARLQILLLELSGATLLLLDEPTDNLDVASADALEEGLASYAGTVLAVTHDRWFARGFDRFLVFGADGEVYESDEPVWDEGRVRRVR, translated from the coding sequence GTGGGACATGTGGATGTGGCCGGGATCAGGTACGAGCTCCCCGACGGCAGGGTGCTGCTGGACGACGTGTCGTTCCGCGTCGGCGAGGGCGCCAAGGTCGCCCTGGTCGGTGCGAACGGCTCGGGCAAGACCACCCTGCTCCGCATCGTCGCCGGAGACCTCGCCCCGCACGAGGGTGCGGTGACCCGGGGCGGCGGGCTGGGCGTGATGCGGCAGTTCGTCGGCAGCGTGCGCGACGCCACCACCGTGGCCGAGCTGCTGCTGTCGGTGGCGCCGCCGCGGGTGCGCGAGGCCGCGGCCGCGGTCGACCGGGCCGAGCTGGCGATGATGGAACGCGACGACGAGCGAACCCAGCTGCGCTACGCACAGGTCCTGTCGGACTGGGCGGACGCCGGCGGGTACGACGCGGAGGTGCTGTGGGACGTCTGCTGCACCGAGGCGATCGGCCTGCCGTTCGACCGGGCGCGCTACCGCGAGGTGCGCACGCTGTCCGGCGGTGAACAGAAGCGGCTGGTGCTGGAGGCGTTGCTGCGCGGACCGGACGAAGTGCTACTGCTCGACGAGCCGGACAACTATCTCGACGTACCCGCCAAGCGCTGGCTCGAGGAGCGGCTCAGGGAGAGCCAGAAGACCGTGCTGTACGTCTCCCACGACCGCGAGCTGCTGGCCAACACCGCGACCAGGGTGGTGACGGTCGAGCTGGGTGCGGCCGGCAACACTGCCTGGACCCACCCGCAGGGGTACGCGAGCTACCACCAGGCACGGCGGGACCGGTTCGCCCGGCTGGAGGAGCTGCGCCGTCGCTGGGACGAGGAGCACCAGAAGCTCAAGGATCTCGTGGCGCTGTACAAACTCAAGGCCACACTCAACGACGGCGCGGCCGCGGCGTACAAGGCAGCGCAGACCCGGCTGCGGAAGTTCGAGGAGAAGGGCCCGCCGCAGGCGGTGCCGCGCGAGCAGAACGTCAAGGTCCGCTTGCGTGGCGGGCGCACCGGCAAGCGGGCCGTGGTGTGCACCGACCTGGAGCTGACCGGTCTGATGAAGCCGTTCGACCTGGAGGTGTGGTACGGCGAACGCGTGGCCGTGCTGGGCTCCAACGGCTCGGGCAAGTCGCACTTCCTGCGGCTGCTTGCCGCCGGTGGCACGCTGCCCGAACGCGAGCACCTGCCGGTCGGCGACGCGGTGATCACACCGGTCGCGCACAGCGGGCGCGCGAAGCTGGGCGCGCGGGTGCGGCCGGGCTGGTTCGCGCAGACGCACGAGCACCCCGAACTCGTCGGCCGCACCCTGCTGGAGATCCTGCACCGCGGGGACGAGCACCGCGCGGGGATGCCGCGGGAGGAGGCGGCCCGGGCGCTGGACCGGTACGAACTCGCCGAAGCGAGCGAGCAGACCTTCGACTCGCTGTCGGGCGGCCAGCAGGCGCGGCTGCAGATCCTCTTGCTGGAGCTGTCCGGTGCGACGTTGCTGCTGCTGGACGAGCCGACCGACAACCTCGACGTGGCGTCGGCGGACGCTCTGGAGGAGGGGCTGGCGTCGTACGCGGGCACCGTGCTGGCGGTGACTCACGACCGGTGGTTCGCTCGCGGTTTCGACCGGTTCCTCGTGTTCGGTGCCGACGGGGAGGTCTACGAGTCCGACGAACCGGTGTGGGACGAGGGTCGGGTCCGCCGAGTGCGGTGA
- a CDS encoding PQQ-dependent sugar dehydrogenase has product MLAARRRHVGSTTGTVGTRRTGSARRTRGTWPHAVTAVTGVVLLAGLVTACAVLPVAAPSHRPSPSPTPVVLNGPKPTSFAFLRAPRNAVRGDGLIASQRTLVTHLDVPWGVAFLPDGSALVTERAKRRILRVGPRRTASGELTVTPLTSVEGVYSNNEGGLLGIAASPRFARDKTVFVYYTTKVDNRIARMRLVGPRPRPEAIVTGIPLAGVHNGGRLAFGPDGYLYASTGDASRAGASQDVRNLGGKILRMTTDGKPPPGNPFPGSLVWSYGHRNPEGMAWDASGRMYVAEIGEAMWDELNLVLPGRNYGWPKVQGMGRMAGMTNPVAVWRPEVGVTDGIAIIGHAAIITCLRGQRIYLVDLGRPIDFASTRIVGTGTGEASIRWRPAAGVLGRPLAALVGKYGRLRAAVVAPDGSVWLTTSNRDGRNQPVAEDDRIIRLTLRPAAMPGATGGSGVTPGPTAGPTRGPARSPLPSPMHSPMPSPMQSPTVR; this is encoded by the coding sequence GTGCTCGCCGCTCGACGCCGCCACGTCGGGTCGACCACGGGGACCGTGGGGACCAGGAGAACCGGGAGTGCCAGGAGGACCAGGGGCACCTGGCCGCACGCCGTGACCGCGGTGACCGGCGTGGTCCTCCTGGCCGGGCTGGTCACCGCCTGCGCGGTGCTGCCGGTGGCGGCCCCCTCCCACAGGCCGTCCCCGTCGCCGACGCCGGTCGTGCTCAACGGCCCGAAGCCGACAAGCTTCGCGTTCCTGCGCGCCCCGCGGAACGCCGTACGAGGTGACGGCCTGATCGCCTCCCAGCGAACCCTCGTCACCCATCTGGACGTCCCGTGGGGAGTGGCGTTCCTGCCCGACGGCAGCGCCCTGGTCACCGAGCGCGCGAAGCGCCGGATCCTGCGGGTCGGGCCGCGGCGCACCGCGAGCGGCGAGCTGACCGTCACGCCGCTGACCTCCGTCGAGGGCGTGTACTCCAACAACGAGGGCGGGCTGCTCGGCATCGCGGCGTCTCCCCGCTTCGCCCGCGACAAGACGGTGTTCGTCTACTACACGACGAAGGTCGACAACCGGATCGCCCGGATGCGCCTCGTCGGGCCCCGGCCCAGACCGGAGGCGATCGTCACCGGGATCCCGCTGGCCGGCGTGCACAACGGCGGCCGGCTCGCGTTCGGCCCGGACGGATATCTGTACGCCAGTACCGGCGACGCCTCCCGCGCCGGCGCGTCCCAGGACGTTCGCAACCTCGGCGGGAAGATCCTGCGGATGACCACCGACGGCAAGCCCCCGCCCGGCAACCCGTTTCCCGGCTCCCTGGTCTGGTCGTACGGCCACCGCAATCCGGAGGGGATGGCCTGGGACGCGAGCGGCCGGATGTACGTCGCGGAGATCGGCGAGGCGATGTGGGACGAGCTCAACCTCGTCCTGCCGGGCCGCAACTACGGCTGGCCCAAGGTGCAGGGAATGGGCCGGATGGCCGGGATGACCAACCCTGTCGCCGTGTGGCGGCCCGAGGTCGGCGTGACCGACGGCATCGCCATCATCGGGCACGCCGCGATCATCACCTGCCTGCGCGGACAGCGGATCTACCTCGTGGACCTGGGCCGGCCGATCGACTTTGCCAGTACCCGGATCGTCGGCACGGGCACGGGTGAGGCGAGCATCCGGTGGCGACCGGCCGCCGGCGTGCTGGGACGGCCGTTGGCCGCGCTGGTCGGGAAGTACGGGCGGCTGCGCGCGGCGGTCGTGGCACCGGACGGCAGCGTGTGGCTCACGACGTCCAACCGGGACGGACGCAACCAGCCGGTTGCCGAGGACGACCGGATCATCCGGCTCACGCTGCGCCCGGCCGCGATGCCGGGTGCCACCGGCGGGTCCGGCGTCACGCCCGGTCCGACGGCCGGCCCGACACGCGGTCCGGCGCGCAGTCCACTGCCCAGTCCGATGCACAGTCCCATGCCCAGTCCCATGCAGAGCCCGACCGTCCGCTGA
- the rplM gene encoding 50S ribosomal protein L13 produces the protein MRTYSPKPGDVPREWHVIDASDVVLGRLASQAATLLRGKHKPTYAPHVDTGDFVVIINAEKVALSGNKRETKFAYRHSGYPGGLSAVPYGELLEKDPRKAIERAVWGMLPKNRLSRKLLKKLKVYAGPNHPHQAQKPQTYAITQISQ, from the coding sequence GTGCGCACCTACAGCCCCAAGCCCGGCGACGTCCCACGCGAGTGGCACGTCATCGACGCCTCCGACGTCGTCCTCGGTCGGCTCGCGAGCCAGGCGGCGACGCTGTTGCGCGGCAAGCACAAGCCGACCTACGCGCCGCACGTCGACACCGGCGACTTCGTCGTCATCATCAACGCCGAGAAGGTCGCGCTGTCCGGCAACAAGCGCGAGACCAAGTTCGCCTACCGGCACTCCGGTTACCCGGGCGGGCTCTCCGCGGTTCCCTACGGCGAACTGCTGGAGAAGGACCCTCGTAAGGCGATCGAGCGGGCGGTGTGGGGAATGCTTCCCAAGAACCGCCTGAGCCGGAAGCTGCTGAAGAAGCTGAAGGTTTACGCGGGCCCCAACCACCCGCACCAGGCTCAGAAGCCGCAGACCTACGCCATCACCCAGATCTCGCAGTAA
- the rpsI gene encoding 30S ribosomal protein S9: MAESTTTVEAEGATVEGAAGQTEGDATVAYSSESAPEAASAAPRPAAIGPAAATGRRKEAVARVRVFPGSGQWRINGKTLDQYFPNKVHQQHVNEPFVLLDLDGRYDVIANLDGGGVTGQAGALRLGISRALNEVDAEANRPPLKRAGMLTRDPRAKERRKAGLKKARKAPQYSKR, encoded by the coding sequence GTGGCTGAGTCCACCACCACTGTCGAGGCCGAGGGCGCGACCGTCGAGGGCGCCGCCGGCCAGACCGAGGGCGACGCGACCGTCGCCTACAGCTCCGAGAGCGCTCCCGAGGCTGCTTCGGCTGCTCCCCGGCCGGCGGCCATCGGCCCGGCTGCCGCGACCGGTCGTCGCAAGGAAGCCGTGGCGCGGGTGCGGGTCTTCCCCGGCAGTGGCCAGTGGCGGATCAACGGCAAGACGCTGGACCAGTACTTCCCCAACAAGGTCCACCAGCAGCACGTCAACGAGCCGTTCGTCCTGCTCGACCTGGACGGTCGGTACGACGTGATCGCCAACCTCGACGGTGGCGGCGTCACCGGCCAGGCGGGTGCGCTGCGGCTCGGCATTTCACGGGCGCTGAACGAGGTCGACGCCGAGGCCAACCGTCCGCCGCTGAAGCGGGCCGGCATGCTGACGCGTGACCCGCGGGCCAAGGAGCGCCGCAAGGCCGGGCTGAAGAAGGCCCGCAAGGCTCCCCAGTACTCCAAGCGGTAA
- the glmM gene encoding phosphoglucosamine mutase, which yields MGRLFGTDGVRGLANGELTAELALDLSVAAAHVLGEVGAFEGHRPRAVVGRDPRASGEFLEAAVVAGLAGAGIDVIRLGVIPTPAVAHLTDAMGVDVGVMLSASHNPMPDNGVKFFSRGGHKLDDALEDLIEARIREPWQRPTGAGVGRVTDDRDGFDAYVAHLVRSVPNRFDGLRVVVDCANGAAYRTAPETLGRLGATVIPIHAEPDGLNINDGCGSTHPESLVAAVAEHGADVGIAHDGDADRCLAVDRFGNIVDGDQILAILALSLREAGRLASDTVVATVLSNLGFSQAMQREGIAVEQTKVGDRYVLEAMKTGKFNLGGEQSGHIVLLDHATTGDGVLAAAHLLARMAATGRPLDELAAVMTRLPQVMVNVRGVDRTRADTDPDVAAAVTAAGAELGETGRVVLRPSGTEPVVRVMVEAPTCEHAQQVADQLARTVQRALAL from the coding sequence GTGGGCCGGTTGTTCGGCACCGACGGAGTGCGGGGGCTCGCCAACGGCGAGCTCACCGCCGAACTCGCCCTCGACCTGTCCGTCGCCGCGGCGCACGTGCTCGGCGAGGTCGGCGCGTTCGAGGGACACCGGCCGCGGGCAGTGGTCGGTCGTGACCCGCGTGCCTCCGGGGAGTTTCTGGAGGCCGCGGTCGTGGCGGGCCTGGCGGGCGCGGGCATCGACGTCATTCGTCTCGGTGTCATCCCCACGCCCGCGGTCGCGCACCTGACCGACGCCATGGGCGTCGACGTCGGCGTGATGCTGTCCGCATCGCACAACCCCATGCCGGACAACGGCGTGAAGTTCTTCTCCCGGGGCGGGCACAAGCTCGACGACGCCCTCGAGGACCTCATCGAGGCCCGCATCCGGGAGCCGTGGCAGCGGCCCACCGGAGCCGGCGTCGGCCGGGTGACCGACGACCGGGACGGCTTCGACGCCTACGTCGCCCACCTGGTGCGATCGGTGCCCAACCGGTTCGACGGGCTCCGCGTGGTGGTCGACTGTGCCAACGGCGCCGCCTATCGCACCGCTCCGGAGACGCTCGGTCGGCTCGGCGCGACGGTGATCCCCATTCACGCCGAGCCCGACGGCCTCAACATCAACGACGGTTGCGGCTCCACGCATCCGGAGTCGCTGGTCGCGGCGGTCGCCGAGCACGGCGCCGACGTCGGGATCGCCCACGACGGTGACGCCGACCGCTGTCTTGCCGTGGACCGGTTCGGCAACATCGTCGACGGCGACCAGATCCTGGCGATCCTCGCCCTCAGCCTGCGCGAGGCGGGCCGGCTCGCCTCCGACACCGTGGTCGCCACCGTGTTGAGCAACCTCGGTTTCTCGCAGGCGATGCAGCGTGAGGGCATCGCGGTGGAGCAGACCAAGGTCGGCGACCGGTACGTCCTGGAAGCCATGAAGACCGGCAAGTTCAACCTCGGCGGCGAGCAGTCCGGGCACATCGTCCTGCTCGACCACGCCACCACCGGCGACGGTGTGCTGGCCGCCGCGCACCTGCTGGCGCGGATGGCGGCAACCGGCCGGCCGCTGGACGAACTCGCCGCGGTGATGACCAGGCTTCCGCAGGTCATGGTCAACGTGCGTGGCGTCGACCGGACCCGGGCCGACACCGACCCCGACGTGGCCGCCGCCGTGACCGCGGCCGGCGCCGAGCTGGGGGAGACCGGCCGAGTCGTACTCCGGCCTTCGGGCACCGAGCCCGTGGTGAGGGTGATGGTCGAGGCGCCGACGTGCGAACACGCCCAGCAGGTGGCCGACCAGCTCGCCCGAACCGTCCAGCGCGCGCTGGCCCTCTAG